GGAAGCGCCAAAGTGGATCAAATCCTCTCGAACCGCCTGTATCGAATATCACGTGGTACGAGTATTTATGGCCATCGTTTCTCGCTGTGGTCTTTTAGCTCCAATATATGACAGAAAAAACGAAAAGTCTAGTTTCCCAGTGGTTCCAAGAGAACGCATACGGTACCACAGAATCTCGCTATCAACAGGAGCAAGGACCGACGACCGAGCACCAAGCACCAAGCACCACGGTCAGTGATATAGCTTGCCCCTCAATATTCTATACGATGTCATTACAGTTTGTTGCCAAGAGCTCTGTGAGTAAGGTGCTGGGTGCCAGATCGTTTTCGCAGTTTCCATGCTTACTCCAGCAAAAGTCGGATGCCACTGCCCCCCATAATAATCATGTGCCTAATGCGGAGCACGAACCAGGCTTACTCACGTGGATAGATTTTTTCAAGCTTAGAAAACAGGAACGTCGGATTAACACAGGTAGTTCTGTGTTCACGGCATTAATAGGTACTCAGATCTCGTGGGCTTATCTCTCCACGATGCAGATCGACCCCATGCAGACtatatttggttttgatCCGCTAGTTGTCATCTGTGGGACTCTTGCTGCCTCCGGGGGATTGGGGTTCCTTTGCGGGCCTATTGTTGGCTCCTGGCTATTTAAACTCAAGCATAAACACCAACTTGCTTCGTACACGGTTAAGAATAAGGCTTTCTTGCAGCATATTAAAGACAACCGGGTCGATGCCAGTTCCCAGAGTTTTAGCAACCCGGTTCCAGACTACTATGGCGAAAGGATAAGCTCCTTAAAGGAATATAGACAGTGGCTCAGAGACTGTCACTCCCACAGAAGAAAGGCGAAGGAGTTCTTGTAATCAAGCTCTTTCTATGTTTATACacattaatatatatctatctgataatatatatacatccCTGTAAAGACAGTTTTGAGTACATGTTGGTATATGTTCCGCATGCATGCATACGGTGATGAGGATTGTTGCTCACGTGACCTGCTACCGCCCATAAAAAAGAATGGATGTGGCGAGACTCGAACTCGCGCCTGTTAACGAAACAGACCTGCACAATCCAGAAGCTCAGTTGAACTCCGCTAGATGGACCTCGTATATAGTGATTTACCACACCGCCCCGGTGTGGATGCTCGGCGGTCTGGCTGCTGAGCTAGCAACCCACCCTCAAGCTCTCCATCCCAGGGGATGGCACTCTCTGGCGGAGAACAACCGTGATCCTGACGCAGGCGCCTTAACCACTCGGCCACGCACCCAATACTGGATTATGATTTACTTTGATTATATTTCCGATATGATCTCTGTGTGTTAAACTGGCTAACTTCTTGTGAACGCACGCTAGCGGCTCCAGAGGGGGGCAGGCTGAACCTGGGACTCGTATATACCTGTACACAGTATCATGTGGTCGTATTAAGACTCTTTATATGTTATTTCTGAAGAACTATGCTAGCATGGTATCTTAAATATGCCCAGAAGGTCTTTTAAAACCAAACTGTTTTTTAGCCGCCAACCTTATAAGTTAGCCCGCGCGCGCAAAAACTTTCTATACATTTTATTGATAGAGAGTATGAATTGAATGCCATGATCCAGGTTGTATATACAAAATTTGTGGTGCAAGATGTTATGGCAGGAGGACACATTGAGTTAGTCATCGGCCAGCTTCTACAACCAATGTTTCCAAGTACTGTACGGTGGTAGTTGGCGGCGTGGGGGCCTTTGGAAGGGCTCTGCAAGAGTGGCAGCATCGGAGCGGTGAACAGCGAattgcagcagcatcaCAATACAAGGAGCATGGGAGCGTAGCTGTATGCTGACATGGAGGACACTGGGCATTGCGCAGTGGGGCAGTTTATGTTGTTGGCGAGGGAGAAAAATgaatcacgtgatttgaGTATGACATTGTCGTAAAGAATGAGTTGAGTACGGTAACTTGGGAAGATGAGAGCATAAAGGAGACATAATTGTATAAGGAAAAATGAATGGACAAAAGACTAGACAAATAGCAGCATTCTTCCTTGCTCTTTTCTTGTTGACAAAAACGTATGGTTAAAGGACCTGTGAAGACATCAGTGCGAAGAGGTATATTTCTGGTGAACACCTAGTGAAAGTGTCAGGCCCCTCCCCCCACACACAACGAGTTACGGCAGTTAAACGTTGGTTCTGTGGGTGTGAACAGTGTCTCTGAATACTAAAACAAGCTTACATAAATAAAATGAGCGAACTTTTCCCGTTAGAGCGTCTCCCCGATGAGTTAATTCAGGAAATATTCTCACATTTGCCGCAGGGAGAAAGATTAAAACTATGTCTCATAAATCGGCGTTGTCACGAAATTGCTATGCATTTGTTGTATAGTCGGATATACTTGAATGACTCGAATGTGGTGAAGAGCGATTATATGGATTTGGCTGTTAACTGGACTATTTTGTATATTCCTTCGTTTctacaagaagaagactcTCGAAAGGTGGCGAATGAGAAGTTAAAGAAGCTTATAAGCACTTTCCGGTCTAATTCCAAAACGTTAAATATGGTGCAGTGGGTCAGAGTTAACTGGGATTTGAATCCGGCGTTGCAGAAAACTGTATTATCACTGTTGTGCAACAGGTCTAAATCTTTACACAGACTTGAGAATGTGACGGATCCTGATTGCAATGACATTGTGGCATTAGGAATAATGTCTAGAAAAAACTTGACTAGTTTTGATATGGCACCGCCAAATTCTTTACCGGAACGTCCAGTCTCGGATAGTTATATGCCAAGTTTATCAAAATACTTGCGGCGGCGTATTTCGTGCAAACTTTCACATATGACGTTATTTATGGATCCCGTACAATTGTTCAACTGCATCTATCCTTTAGAACATAAGTTGCAGATAAAAGATTTAAAGTTACATTGGCGCCGTGAATTTTATCCCCATAAGGAATTTAAACTACGGAGGAATATCCCGTTAATGAAGTTGTCTGAAGTATTTGACATCCGGGCGTTGAAGGTGTTGACAATTATATCGTGGCACGAGTCGTTGTCTAATAGAGAACTGCAAATGCTCCATGAGTTTGaggattttgaaaacatcGAGGATCTATCTTTAATTGCAGTGGCGCAGGATAATTTAGTTCTCATTGGTCTTTTCAATAGATTGACTAACttgaagagattgaaaaTGGATTTCTTAGAAAATTATGTCTCTCAGGCTACAAAGCCTGAGATTTTTCTATCAATCTTGATCAGTTGTAAAAAGTTACAATTTCTTGATATTAGGTTTGATGCATTGGATTCACCTATAATATCTGTTCATAATGATAGATACCAAATACTGCGTAAATGCAATTGTACCAAGTGTGAAAAGACGCATGAGGAAATTATATGTGGTAAGATCTTTTACTATGCAGATGATATTAAGGCGtcagaagttgaagagtTATCCCCTAAGGACATCTTTACTATGATGCGACTTCAGTCGTTATTGCCATATTCTAAAGCCTGCGATTCATATCCAAGTGTCAGAACTCAACCCATGAATATGGATCAGTTTGTTCAGATAATGAACCAAAGTATGATACAATATAGAAAATCTAGAGGACAACTTAAGGATGTTCCAGTGGGGATTGATGGTGAATTAGATTTCGATGCAGCCTTACGGCTCCTACCGCACGCGCCATTCACAAAGCAGGATGTTATAGATTGTTTTCATACATTGATTCACCATTATCAAAGAACTTACATTACGTTACTTTCCGAGTTCCCTCTATTAAGATTCTTAATGTTAAATGATATTCCGACGATGATTGTAGAAGAAAATTCGGAAAGAATCCCACATCCCGTATTTTTTCATGAGGGATATGTATCAAATCTACATGGGTGGACCCAAACGTTTAAGAGACGTAACAGCGATGATAGTAAAAACATCTTAACAGTTAACAGGCAGGTTACCTTATGTTAAGATAGTTTTTTAactgttatttttttattgtttatCGTTCTTCATTATaaattgtaaatattttaattgttgTATTTATCTAGATTTAATTGATTAAGTTGGCTCGACTGACTGCTGTATTGTTTGGTATGTGGCATCATCTAACCAGCTAATGAAATCCAATGGATCAAGAATACCTTCCAACAAATCAAACTGATACCTAccattttctatatttaaCTGTGTTGCAGATTGCGCTGAAATATCTTCAGTTAAGGGTAAGGTGGCCGCCAATTTGGTATCTTCAGTCAACATTTTTGAAGCGTAGTCGTAGAACgaagaaaataaattatacTCTTCATATTTACCTTCTAGGAAGGTTGACTCTCCAAACAAAGACCATATTTCGTTATTTTCGTCAATTTCCTCAAATGGCATCAATTGTTTCCAGAGCTTAGTTAAATCACAATTGTTATTTTCGTCTTGAAGTGATTTGTACTCCTCATATATTGACTTTACAAATTCAAGTTTCAGTAACTTTTCTTGATTCCCTTGGGCAACTTCATGTACAAGGTAGCCAAACATTATTTCCAATGGTTCGTTCGATTGTTCAATGATCTTATATTTTACTTTGCTTTCAAATAGCCTTTTGAGCACTTGATAATAATCGTAACCTAGCTCgttaaaatataatgaacAGAGGTTGTAATAGAACCTAACCATACCTGCTTTTACAGACGGTGCCTTTGGAGATCCTGAGATTCTTAGAACCAAACCTGGCATTATATTACAAAGCCGGTGTAgaacaacttcaacaatCTTATTAGTATAGAATCTAGAATACTGATGTTCAGATGTGGGAGGATCATAGAAATAGTGAAAACATAATTTAGCCAAGTGAATAATTCTTTCCACCAACTCAGAGTGTACATCAGAAAATCCAAAGCTTGAAAAATTCGAACGCGATTCAATGAAAGCAGCATGAACAAGAGAAAGATTAACCGCTTGAAGAATCAGTTCCTGTTCAAAGTCTAGCGGAGAATTGCCAGCATACATCGCCACttgatttttcaattgcttTAAGATCGATGTTAGTTCAGTTAAATCGACCTCGTTATATGAATCGCtgataatatttaataaacTCCATTTTAAGTAGTCAGTAGAAATCATATTAACGTGCCAGTTCGCCACTTCTCTTTGTTCAAACTTCAAGGATTTCCCAATAATTGGTTCCTTACCAGTAAGTAGACTCAAGTTCCTATCCCAGTGCAAAACTACAGCCCAAATTTGTTGGTATAACCTCATCAAGTCATCATCAGTCGTTTCAAAACCTGAATTTACATGATCTTCTGACTTTAGACCAAATTGCTTCTTTTgtatattttcaaaatcatagCGGCTGGGGCATTTCATGCAAAGCCAGTTTATACCCATTTCCAAACAACTTGCATAGATGGTACCCATTAAAACATTGCTGTACTGAAGCGCCTCGCCATCTCCATCCATTGGAGAGGACCAGTTATGAAAACGCAGTAATAGTAGACATTGGAGTTGAGGAAGGGTCACTTTGcgaaatattttgaatcttAAGAGACAATGATTTACCACTGCAACGTAAGCTTCCGTCTTTATGTCCGCTATGCGATTATATTTCGCATTTGTGATTGTACACTTGTCAAACCTAATTGATAGCTGTACCAGTCTGGTAATAAGTAATATTGTTGCAAATATGATAAAATCGTGGTTCTTACTCGATAATTTACCATTcgtttcaaaatctttataTAGCTGCTGAATTCCAATCAACAGAACTTCAGGATCATATATTGGTATAAGGTACAAAATATACCTTTTAAAATGCGGCCAAACCttctgaagaaatatttgtttatcTACCAAATACACTTTGACCAACTCATTGTCCTCATCCACATTGCCCGTATCACAAAATTGCTTGCGCAACTGGAATCTGTTGTTAGcatacttttcaaacaaaGAACGATATACCTTCTGATGCTTCGATAATAGTGAGTGGCTGGATTCAGGCTCCACCTGACCATTATCAATTTCCATCAGATGCTTAACTGAGTTTGGTAACGACCGTCCTTGCTGCTGGCAGTCACTCTTTGATATTGCCCTTAACTTGCCTATCGTCTTGCGTATAGAAACATGAACAAATATGTTGAACAACTCCAGATATACATCCCTGTTTTGAATAGCTTCCGTGCCCAAAGGATCTATTATCCATGTGGCTGACCTTTTCCCACATATTAATATCTTTCCAGCCATCAAATCAACCATGTTAGGAGAATGTATTCTTACAAATTGCCACTTGTTTTGTAAACAAGATACATTAGAATCGATGCTcacttcatcaaattcGCCTTCAGTTCCTAAAGCTGCAGGAAAGTATTGACAGGTTTCCCTATTTCCTAACCTAATACAATTCCCACACGCAGGCTTTCCTCGATCACATCGAGACTTCCTCCTTTTGCAATTAGTACAAACTAAAGTAAGCCTATGGCGTCTTTTAACTTGAGACATAGCTTATATCTTAACAACAATCCTAGAACGATGATATGGTGAACATTCTAAAATAACGTTTATAATCAAGTTTTGCTGATGAGCCTGACACACTATTTTTATGgaaaaaatattgcaaATTGAAATACCTTTCACCATACTATCGGTCACTTCCATGAAAGTAAAGacatataataaatagTAAATCATAGGCCATATAGTTAAATGCGAATAGTTCCCTGGCATTCTATAGAAGAATTTAATGAACTCAAAAATTGGTTTTACCCACATAGGGTGAATGGCGACCCAATGCTGCGATCTCGAGC
This Eremothecium cymbalariae DBVPG#7215 chromosome 5, complete sequence DNA region includes the following protein-coding sequences:
- the PAM17 gene encoding Pam17p (similar to Ashbya gossypii ADR328W); its protein translation is MTEKTKSLVSQWFQENAYGTTESRYQQEQGPTTEHQAPSTTVSDIACPSIFYTMSLQFVAKSSVSKVLGARSFSQFPCLLQQKSDATAPHNNHVPNAEHEPGLLTWIDFFKLRKQERRINTGSSVFTALIGTQISWAYLSTMQIDPMQTIFGFDPLVVICGTLAASGGLGFLCGPIVGSWLFKLKHKHQLASYTVKNKAFLQHIKDNRVDASSQSFSNPVPDYYGERISSLKEYRQWLRDCHSHRRKAKEFL
- the DAS1 gene encoding SCF ubiquitin ligase complex subunit DAS1 (similar to Ashbya gossypii ACR240W) gives rise to the protein MSELFPLERLPDELIQEIFSHLPQGERLKLCLINRRCHEIAMHLLYSRIYLNDSNVVKSDYMDLAVNWTILYIPSFLQEEDSRKVANEKLKKLISTFRSNSKTLNMVQWVRVNWDLNPALQKTVLSLLCNRSKSLHRLENVTDPDCNDIVALGIMSRKNLTSFDMAPPNSLPERPVSDSYMPSLSKYLRRRISCKLSHMTLFMDPVQLFNCIYPLEHKLQIKDLKLHWRREFYPHKEFKLRRNIPLMKLSEVFDIRALKVLTIISWHESLSNRELQMLHEFEDFENIEDLSLIAVAQDNLVLIGLFNRLTNLKRLKMDFLENYVSQATKPEIFLSILISCKKLQFLDIRFDALDSPIISVHNDRYQILRKCNCTKCEKTHEEIICGKIFYYADDIKASEVEELSPKDIFTMMRLQSLLPYSKACDSYPSVRTQPMNMDQFVQIMNQSMIQYRKSRGQLKDVPVGIDGELDFDAALRLLPHAPFTKQDVIDCFHTLIHHYQRTYITLLSEFPLLRFLMLNDIPTMIVEENSERIPHPVFFHEGYVSNLHGWTQTFKRRNSDDSKNILTVNRQVTLC
- the OAF3 gene encoding Oaf3p (similar to Ashbya gossypii ACR241C) — encoded protein: MSQVKRRHRLTLVCTNCKRRKSRCDRGKPACGNCIRLGNRETCQYFPAALGTEGEFDEVSIDSNVSCLQNKWQFVRIHSPNMVDLMAGKILICGKRSATWIIDPLGTEAIQNRDVYLELFNIFVHVSIRKTIGKLRAISKSDCQQQGRSLPNSVKHLMEIDNGQVEPESSHSLLSKHQKVYRSLFEKYANNRFQLRKQFCDTGNVDEDNELVKVYLVDKQIFLQKVWPHFKRYILYLIPIYDPEVLLIGIQQLYKDFETNGKLSSKNHDFIIFATILLITRLVQLSIRFDKCTITNAKYNRIADIKTEAYVAVVNHCLLRFKIFRKVTLPQLQCLLLLRFHNWSSPMDGDGEALQYSNVLMGTIYASCLEMGINWLCMKCPSRYDFENIQKKQFGLKSEDHVNSGFETTDDDLMRLYQQIWAVVLHWDRNLSLLTGKEPIIGKSLKFEQREVANWHVNMISTDYLKWSLLNIISDSYNEVDLTELTSILKQLKNQVAMYAGNSPLDFEQELILQAVNLSLVHAAFIESRSNFSSFGFSDVHSELVERIIHLAKLCFHYFYDPPTSEHQYSRFYTNKIVEVVLHRLCNIMPGLVLRISGSPKAPSVKAGMVRFYYNLCSLYFNELGYDYYQVLKRLFESKVKYKIIEQSNEPLEIMFGYLVHEVAQGNQEKLLKLEFVKSIYEEYKSLQDENNNCDLTKLWKQLMPFEEIDENNEIWSLFGESTFLEGKYEEYNLFSSFYDYASKMLTEDTKLAATLPLTEDISAQSATQLNIENGRYQFDLLEGILDPLDFISWLDDATYQTIQQSVEPT